The following are from one region of the Sciurus carolinensis chromosome 5, mSciCar1.2, whole genome shotgun sequence genome:
- the LOC124984894 gene encoding LOW QUALITY PROTEIN: protein YIPF4-like (The sequence of the model RefSeq protein was modified relative to this genomic sequence to represent the inferred CDS: deleted 3 bases in 2 codons): MQPPGPPAYAPANGDFTFVSSADAEDLSGSIASPDVKLNLGGDFIKESTATAFLRQRGDGWLLEVEDDDPENNKPLLEELDIDLKDIYYKIRCVLMPMTSLGFNRQVVRDNPDFWGPLTVVLFFSMISLYGRFRVVSWIITIWIFGSLTIFLLARVLGGEVAYGHVLGVIGYSLLPLIVIAPILLVVGSFEVVSTLIKLFSVFWAAYSAASLLVGEEFKTKKPLLIYPIFLLYVYFLSLYTGV; the protein is encoded by the exons ATGCAGCCACCGGGC CCTCCGGCTTATGCCCCTGCTAACGGGGACTTCACCTTTGTCTCCTCAGCAGACGCGGAAGACCTCAGTGGTTCCATAGCATCCCCAGATGTCAAATTAAACCTTGGTGGAGATTTTATCAAAGAATCTACAGCTACTGCATTTCTGAGACAAAGAGGGGATGGCTGGCTTTTGGAAGTTGAAGATGATGATCCTGAAAATAACAAGCCACTCTTGGAAGAATTAGATATCGATCTAAAGGATATTTACTACAAAATCCGATGTGTTTTGATGCCAATGACATCACTTGGTTTTAATAGACAAGTGGTGAGAGACAATCCTGACTTTTGGGGTCCTCTGactgttgttcttttcttttccatgataTCATTGTATGGACGGTTTAGGGTGGTCTCATGGATTATAACCATTTGGATATTTGGTTCACTGACAATTTTCTTGCTGGCCAGAGTTCTTGGTGGTGAAGTTGCATATGGCCAC GTTCTTGGAGTTATAGGATATTCATTACTTCCTCTCATTGTAATAGCTCCAATACTTTTGGTGGTTGGATCATTTGAAGTGGTGTCTACACTTATAAAACTGTTTAGTGTGTTTTGGGCTGCCTACAGTGCTGCTTCATTGTTAGTGGGTGAAGAATTCAAGACCAAAAAGCCTCTCCTGATTTATCCAATctttttattatatgtttattttttgtctttatatacTGGGGTGTGA